The Microvirgula aerodenitrificans DSM 15089 genome has a segment encoding these proteins:
- a CDS encoding DUF3683 domain-containing protein → MTAPEVHRLREIPYNYTSFSDREIVARLLGEEGWHILDELRSERRTGRSARMLFEVLGDIWVVQRNPYLQDDLLENRQRLTLLVEAMRHRLAEVSKRRAGNEKVGRLLTGTEAAVDAFESGFDQADALRRKILKRMAGITRKDNICFDGLARVSHATDATDWRVEFPFVVLNPDSEEEIARLVAACIELELTIIPRGGGTCYTGGAIPLTPFAAVINTEKLDRHQGVEYLTLPGLDQPVATIQCGAGVVTKRVAEAADAAGLVFAVDPTSIEASCIGGNVAMNAGGKKAVLWGTTLDNLASWRMVDPDGNWLLVERIGHNLGKIHDAEMASFRLTRHTPDGKQLLSEQQLDIPGQAFRKVGLGKDVTDKFLAGLPGVQKEGTDGIITSARFILHRMPAHTRTVCLEFFGTVAQATPAIVEITDLFKPGHEGDAAGVKLAGLEHLDWRYVRAVGYATKAKSRGRPKMVLLADIVSDDENAVGDMASRIVRIANARVGEGFIAVTPEARKKFWLDRSRTAAIARHTNAFKINEDVVIPLPRLGDYSDGIERINIELSLSNKLRLLDELTEYFHSRLPVDKLGTDLPSLELIGDRRETALALIAETRARWQWVLDHLDAPFDDYRQRYPQAPLEPVTPPEPPHTVFHAMRDFLLRVSFKRELLAEFEAHFGGNTDASILAAIRAIHARILRGRVFVALHMHAGDGNVHTNLPVNSDDYQMLQTAHRAVERIMALARGLNGVISGEHGIGITKLEFLSDEEIRPFVEYKQRVDPHGRFNKGKLLPGADLKNAYTPSFELLGAESLILEQSELGSISDMVKDCLRCGKCKPVCATHVPRANLLYSPRNKILGVGLLTEAFLYEEQTRRGVSFKHFDELSDVADHCTVCHKCANPCPVKIDFGDVTIAMRNFLRRTGKKKFNPGTFAAMAFLNAKDPATIKTLRRSMIGFGYKAQRLGVKVAGSLGLTRSVIEAPPATVGRPDVKAQVVHFFTKPMPGNLPKKTSRALLDIEDPAVVPVIRNPQQAAEDSEAVFYFPGCGSERLFSQVGLATQAMLWHVGAQTVLPPGYLCCGYPQNATGNGDKADVITTENRVLFHRVANTLNYLDIKTVVVSCGTCYDQLDKYQFDKIFPGCRIIDIHEYLLEKGVHIEGLAGVQYLYHDPCHTPMKTQQPIKTVNGLLGGGVVQSERCCGESGTLAVSRPDVSTQLRFRKEEEINRARDIAAEKAGEAAQQVKILTSCPSCLQGLSRYQDSTGIEADYIVVEMAKAVLGDNWMADYVARARDGGVERVLL, encoded by the coding sequence ATGACTGCCCCCGAAGTCCACCGATTGCGCGAAATACCTTACAACTACACCTCGTTCTCCGATCGCGAGATTGTTGCCCGACTGCTGGGCGAGGAGGGCTGGCACATCCTCGACGAACTGCGCAGCGAACGCCGCACCGGCCGTTCCGCGCGCATGCTGTTCGAAGTGCTCGGCGACATCTGGGTGGTACAGCGCAACCCGTACCTGCAGGATGACCTGCTGGAAAACCGCCAGCGCCTGACGCTGCTGGTCGAGGCCATGCGCCACCGGCTGGCCGAAGTGTCCAAGCGCCGCGCCGGCAACGAGAAGGTCGGCCGCCTGCTGACCGGTACAGAGGCCGCCGTCGATGCGTTCGAGTCCGGTTTCGACCAGGCCGACGCACTGCGCCGCAAGATCCTGAAGCGCATGGCCGGCATCACCCGCAAGGACAACATCTGTTTCGATGGCCTCGCCCGCGTGTCGCACGCGACCGACGCCACCGACTGGCGGGTCGAATTCCCGTTCGTGGTGCTGAATCCGGACAGCGAGGAAGAAATCGCCCGCCTGGTCGCCGCCTGTATCGAGCTGGAGCTGACCATCATCCCGCGCGGGGGTGGCACCTGTTACACCGGCGGCGCCATTCCGCTGACGCCGTTCGCGGCAGTGATCAATACCGAGAAGCTCGACCGCCATCAGGGCGTCGAGTACCTGACTCTGCCCGGGCTGGACCAGCCGGTCGCCACCATCCAGTGCGGTGCCGGCGTGGTCACCAAGCGGGTGGCCGAGGCGGCCGACGCTGCCGGGCTGGTGTTTGCGGTCGACCCGACCTCGATCGAGGCGTCCTGTATCGGCGGCAACGTGGCGATGAACGCCGGCGGCAAGAAGGCCGTGCTGTGGGGCACCACGCTGGACAACCTGGCGTCGTGGCGCATGGTCGACCCGGACGGCAACTGGCTGCTGGTCGAACGTATCGGCCACAACCTCGGCAAGATCCACGATGCCGAAATGGCCAGCTTCCGCCTGACCCGCCATACGCCGGACGGCAAGCAGTTGCTGTCGGAACAGCAACTGGACATCCCGGGCCAGGCCTTCCGCAAGGTCGGGCTCGGCAAGGACGTGACCGACAAGTTCCTGGCCGGCCTGCCCGGCGTGCAGAAGGAAGGCACCGACGGCATCATCACCTCGGCCCGCTTTATCCTGCACCGGATGCCGGCGCACACCCGCACCGTCTGCCTGGAGTTCTTCGGCACCGTGGCCCAGGCGACGCCGGCCATCGTCGAGATCACCGACCTGTTCAAGCCGGGCCATGAAGGCGACGCTGCCGGCGTGAAGCTGGCCGGTCTCGAACATCTGGACTGGCGCTATGTGCGCGCCGTCGGCTATGCGACCAAGGCCAAGAGTCGTGGCCGGCCGAAAATGGTGCTGCTGGCCGACATCGTGTCCGACGACGAGAACGCGGTCGGCGACATGGCCAGCCGCATCGTGCGCATCGCCAATGCCCGCGTCGGCGAGGGCTTCATCGCCGTCACGCCGGAAGCGCGCAAGAAATTCTGGCTCGACCGCTCGCGCACGGCCGCGATCGCCCGCCATACCAATGCCTTCAAGATCAACGAGGACGTGGTGATCCCGCTGCCGCGTCTCGGTGATTATTCGGACGGCATCGAACGCATCAATATCGAGCTGTCGCTGAGCAACAAGCTGCGCCTGCTCGACGAACTGACCGAGTATTTCCACAGCCGGCTGCCGGTCGACAAGCTCGGCACCGATCTGCCGAGCCTGGAACTGATCGGCGATCGGCGTGAAACCGCGCTGGCGCTGATTGCCGAGACCCGCGCCCGCTGGCAGTGGGTCCTCGACCATCTCGATGCCCCGTTCGACGACTACCGCCAGCGCTATCCGCAGGCGCCGCTGGAGCCGGTCACCCCGCCGGAACCGCCGCATACGGTATTCCACGCGATGCGCGACTTCCTGCTGCGCGTCAGCTTCAAGCGCGAACTGCTGGCCGAGTTCGAGGCGCATTTCGGCGGCAACACCGATGCGTCCATTCTCGCCGCGATCCGCGCCATCCACGCCCGCATCCTGCGTGGCCGGGTGTTCGTCGCGCTGCACATGCACGCCGGCGACGGCAATGTGCACACCAACCTGCCGGTCAACTCCGACGACTACCAGATGCTGCAGACCGCCCATCGCGCCGTCGAACGCATCATGGCGCTGGCGCGCGGGCTGAACGGTGTCATTTCCGGCGAGCACGGCATCGGCATCACCAAGCTGGAGTTCCTGTCCGACGAGGAAATCCGCCCGTTCGTCGAGTACAAGCAGCGGGTTGACCCGCACGGCCGCTTCAACAAGGGCAAGCTGCTGCCCGGCGCCGACCTGAAGAACGCCTATACGCCGTCGTTCGAACTGCTCGGCGCGGAAAGCCTGATTCTCGAACAGTCCGAGCTCGGCTCGATCTCGGACATGGTCAAGGACTGTCTGCGCTGCGGCAAATGCAAGCCGGTGTGCGCAACTCATGTGCCGCGCGCCAATCTGCTGTACTCGCCGCGCAACAAGATTCTCGGCGTCGGCCTGCTGACCGAGGCGTTCCTGTACGAGGAACAGACCCGGCGTGGTGTCAGCTTCAAGCATTTCGACGAGCTGTCCGACGTGGCCGACCACTGCACCGTCTGCCACAAGTGCGCGAACCCCTGTCCGGTCAAGATCGACTTCGGCGATGTCACCATCGCCATGCGCAACTTCCTGCGCCGCACCGGCAAGAAGAAGTTCAATCCCGGCACCTTCGCCGCCATGGCCTTCCTGAACGCCAAGGACCCGGCGACGATCAAGACCCTGCGCCGTTCGATGATCGGCTTCGGTTACAAGGCGCAGCGGCTGGGCGTGAAGGTTGCCGGTTCGCTGGGGCTGACCCGCTCGGTTATCGAGGCACCGCCGGCCACGGTCGGCCGCCCCGACGTCAAGGCACAGGTGGTGCACTTCTTCACCAAGCCGATGCCCGGCAATCTGCCAAAGAAGACCAGCCGCGCGCTGCTCGACATCGAAGATCCGGCCGTGGTGCCGGTGATCCGCAATCCGCAGCAGGCGGCCGAGGACAGCGAGGCAGTGTTCTACTTCCCCGGCTGTGGCTCCGAGCGTCTGTTCAGCCAGGTCGGCCTCGCCACCCAGGCCATGCTGTGGCATGTCGGCGCCCAGACCGTGCTGCCGCCCGGCTATCTGTGCTGCGGCTATCCGCAGAACGCGACCGGCAACGGCGACAAGGCCGACGTCATCACGACGGAAAACCGCGTGCTGTTCCACCGCGTCGCCAATACGCTGAACTACCTCGACATCAAGACGGTGGTGGTCAGCTGCGGCACCTGCTACGACCAGCTCGACAAGTACCAGTTCGACAAGATCTTCCCCGGCTGCCGCATCATCGACATCCATGAATACCTGCTGGAGAAGGGCGTCCACATTGAGGGACTGGCCGGGGTGCAGTATCTGTACCACGACCCGTGCCATACGCCGATGAAGACCCAGCAGCCGATCAAGACCGTCAACGGTCTGCTCGGTGGCGGCGTGGTGCAGAGCGAGCGCTGCTGCGGCGAGTCCGGCACCCTGGCGGTGTCGCGCCCCGACGTGTCGACCCAGCTCCGCTTCCGCAAGGAAGAGGAGATCAACCGGGCGCGCGATATCGCGGCGGAAAAGGCCGGCGAAGCGGCGCAACAGGTCAAGATCCTGACCAGTTGCCCGTCCTGCCTGCAGGGGCTGTCGCGCTATCAGGACAGCACCGGCATTGAAGCCGACTATATCGTGGTGGAAATGGCCAAGGCGGTGCTCGGTGACAACTGGATGGCCGACTATGTCGCCCGGGCCCGCGATGGCGGCGTGGAACGGGTGCTGCTGTAG
- a CDS encoding alanyl-tRNA editing protein: protein MTVKAFWQDPYCTGLDTRVATVNGNEVTVEATIFYAESGGQESDSGTLAGQPVLAARKAGRDIVYTLADGHGLNAGDPARIEIDWDRRYRLMRLHFAAEIVLELVSARVPGIGKIGAHIAADKARIDFLHDSNISVLFAALEPALASLVAADQPIVSAFSDEAAERRYWEIAGVGRVPCGGTHLRRTGEIGRITLKRKNVGKGKERIEIFVD from the coding sequence ATGACCGTCAAGGCATTCTGGCAGGACCCGTACTGCACCGGGCTCGACACCCGCGTGGCGACGGTAAACGGCAACGAGGTGACCGTCGAGGCGACGATCTTCTACGCGGAGTCGGGCGGGCAGGAAAGCGACAGCGGCACACTGGCCGGGCAGCCGGTGCTGGCGGCACGCAAGGCCGGGCGCGACATCGTGTATACGCTGGCGGACGGGCACGGGCTGAACGCCGGCGACCCGGCACGGATCGAGATCGACTGGGACCGGCGTTACCGGCTGATGCGACTGCATTTCGCCGCCGAGATCGTGCTGGAGCTGGTCAGCGCCCGGGTGCCGGGCATCGGCAAGATCGGCGCTCACATTGCCGCCGACAAGGCGCGCATCGACTTTCTGCATGACAGCAATATCAGCGTGCTGTTCGCCGCGCTGGAACCGGCCCTGGCGAGCCTGGTCGCGGCCGATCAGCCGATCGTCAGCGCCTTCAGCGACGAAGCGGCCGAGCGGCGCTACTGGGAAATCGCCGGCGTCGGCCGGGTGCCCTGTGGCGGCACCCACCTGCGCCGTACCGGCGAAATCGGCCGGATCACGCTGAAACGCAAAAACGTCGGCAAAGGCAAGGAACGGATCGAGATCTTCGTCGATTGA
- a CDS encoding YbaN family protein has translation MLRPLLMLVGGLSLALGILGIFLPLLPTTPFVLLTAACWARASPRFHRWLLGHRTFGPIVIAWETRRALPRRAKRLGLLLMTASMWTSMWIVQQRPWLVLMLLLTWLVVGGWLWRLPETTAAPAQAGAAVGRND, from the coding sequence CTGCTGCGCCCGCTGCTGATGCTTGTGGGCGGGCTGAGCCTCGCCCTCGGCATCCTCGGCATTTTCCTGCCGCTGCTGCCGACCACGCCGTTCGTGCTGCTGACCGCCGCCTGCTGGGCGCGTGCCTCGCCGCGTTTCCATCGCTGGCTGCTCGGTCACCGCACTTTCGGCCCGATCGTCATCGCCTGGGAAACCCGGCGCGCGCTGCCGCGCCGCGCCAAGCGGCTCGGGCTGCTGCTGATGACGGCATCGATGTGGACGTCGATGTGGATCGTCCAGCAGCGCCCGTGGCTGGTGCTGATGCTGCTGCTTACCTGGCTCGTGGTCGGTGGCTGGCTATGGCGCCTGCCGGAAACGACAGCGGCGCCGGCACAGGCCGGCGCCGCTGTCGGCCGAAATGACTGA
- a CDS encoding DeoR/GlpR family DNA-binding transcription regulator, whose amino-acid sequence MNRLPRHEQILKLVRASGFMPIEELARLLDVTPQTIRRDINTLSEENLLRRFHGGAALGPSVENEEYATRKVKNQAEKTRIAKLVAEHVPDDCSLFMSIGTTIEAVARELIINHQHLRVITNNLNIATIITRRPDFEVIITGGVVRSKDGGLTGMAPVDMIEQFKVDYVIMGANGIDNDGTLLDYDYREVRATKAMMNNARQRFLVVDSSKFGRNAMMKVCHIGEMNALFTDDEPPAELMPHLNENSVRLFVVEGQPAPVRG is encoded by the coding sequence ATGAATCGCCTGCCGCGTCATGAACAGATCCTGAAGCTGGTACGGGCCAGCGGGTTCATGCCGATCGAGGAACTCGCCCGTCTGCTCGATGTCACGCCGCAAACCATCCGCCGCGACATCAATACCCTGTCCGAAGAAAACCTGCTGCGCCGTTTCCACGGTGGTGCCGCCCTCGGGCCCAGCGTCGAAAACGAGGAATACGCGACCCGCAAGGTCAAGAACCAGGCCGAAAAGACCCGGATCGCCAAGCTGGTCGCCGAGCACGTGCCGGACGACTGTTCGCTGTTCATGAGCATCGGCACCACGATAGAGGCTGTCGCACGCGAGCTGATCATCAATCACCAGCACCTGCGCGTCATCACCAACAACCTGAATATCGCCACCATCATTACCCGCCGCCCCGACTTCGAAGTCATCATTACCGGTGGCGTGGTGCGCAGCAAGGATGGCGGGCTGACCGGCATGGCGCCGGTCGACATGATCGAGCAGTTCAAGGTCGACTACGTGATCATGGGTGCCAACGGCATCGACAACGACGGCACGCTGCTCGACTACGACTATCGCGAAGTCCGCGCGACCAAGGCCATGATGAACAATGCCCGTCAGCGCTTCCTGGTCGTCGACTCGAGCAAGTTCGGCCGCAACGCGATGATGAAGGTATGCCATATCGGCGAGATGAACGCACTGTTCACCGACGACGAGCCGCCGGCCGAGCTGATGCCGCATCTGAACGAGAACAGCGTGCGCCTGTTCGTGGTCGAAGGTCAGCCGGCTCCCGTGCGCGGATAA
- the hemA gene encoding glutamyl-tRNA reductase has protein sequence MSLVAFGLNHQTAPLAIREQLAFPAERLRDALSGMVGAHAANEVAILSTCNRTEIYCNAPDVRDTLAWVANYHQLPVDRLEPYLYVYNTEAAARHAFRVASGLDSMVLGETQILGQMKDAVRAAETAGSLGTLLNQLFQRTFAVAKEVRSQTAIGANSVSMAAAAVRLAEQIFGSIRDLNVLFIGAGEMIELVATHFAAHTPRGMTIANRTLERGEKLARQFGARAVVLNDLPDILANHDVIVTSTASPLPILGKGLAERAIKLRRHRPMFMLDLAVPRDVEAEVGDLADIFLYTVDDIAQVVESGREERRMAAEAAEAIITEKTREFVSWIDSRRAVPVVRALRDHGERVRRHALDAAMKRLARGESPEAVLEALSSQLANKLLHAPTTALTQASGGERDHLIDTVSRLYDLHAD, from the coding sequence ATGTCGCTCGTAGCCTTCGGCCTCAATCACCAGACCGCGCCTCTCGCCATCCGCGAGCAGCTCGCCTTCCCGGCCGAGCGGCTGCGGGACGCGCTGTCGGGCATGGTGGGCGCGCACGCAGCGAACGAAGTGGCGATCCTGTCCACCTGTAACCGCACCGAGATCTACTGTAACGCGCCGGATGTGCGCGACACGCTGGCCTGGGTGGCGAACTACCACCAGCTGCCGGTGGACCGGCTGGAGCCGTACCTGTACGTGTACAACACCGAGGCCGCAGCCCGGCACGCGTTCCGCGTGGCGAGCGGGCTGGACTCGATGGTGCTGGGTGAAACGCAGATTCTCGGCCAGATGAAGGACGCCGTGCGCGCAGCGGAAACCGCCGGCAGCCTCGGCACCCTGCTGAACCAGCTGTTCCAGCGTACCTTCGCCGTGGCCAAGGAAGTCCGCAGCCAGACGGCGATCGGGGCGAACTCGGTGTCGATGGCCGCCGCCGCCGTGCGGCTGGCCGAGCAGATTTTCGGCTCGATCCGCGACCTGAACGTACTGTTCATCGGCGCCGGGGAGATGATCGAACTGGTCGCGACCCACTTCGCCGCGCACACGCCGCGCGGCATGACCATCGCCAACCGGACGCTGGAGCGCGGCGAAAAACTCGCACGCCAGTTCGGCGCCCGCGCCGTGGTGCTGAACGACCTGCCGGACATTCTCGCCAATCACGATGTGATCGTGACCTCGACCGCGTCGCCGCTGCCGATTCTCGGCAAGGGCCTGGCCGAGCGCGCAATCAAGCTGCGCCGCCACCGGCCGATGTTCATGCTCGATCTGGCGGTGCCGCGCGACGTCGAGGCCGAAGTCGGCGATCTGGCGGACATTTTCCTCTATACCGTCGACGACATTGCCCAGGTGGTCGAGTCCGGTCGCGAGGAGCGGCGGATGGCGGCGGAAGCCGCCGAGGCCATCATTACCGAGAAAACCCGCGAATTCGTCAGCTGGATCGACAGTCGTCGCGCCGTCCCGGTGGTGCGCGCGCTGCGCGACCATGGCGAGCGGGTCCGCCGGCATGCGCTGGACGCCGCAATGAAGCGGCTGGCCAGGGGTGAATCGCCGGAAGCCGTGCTGGAAGCCCTGTCCAGTCAGCTGGCCAACAAGTTGCTGCATGCCCCGACCACGGCCCTGACCCAGGCCAGTGGCGGCGAGCGTGACCATCTGATCGACACCGTGTCGCGTCTTTACGATCTGCACGCCGACTAG
- a CDS encoding dienelactone hydrolase family protein — protein MPPFSRRDFLTTLAAGGFALAVQPVAQATVITTPSDGLVAGLVTIPAADGVALPAYRAMPTGPGPWPVVLVVQEIFGIHAHIQDICRRLARLGYCAVAPALYFRQGDVSRISDIATIMDTVVSRVPDAQVLSDLDAALAWAAAHSHGDTGRAAITGFCWGGRIAWLYAAHRPTLKAAAAWYGRLVGEHTALTPQQPVDIGAGLRVPVLGLYGGADSGIPLDTVERMRAEIGASGSEIVIYADAPHAFFADYRASYRESAATDGWRRMLEWFRRHGVA, from the coding sequence ATGCCCCCCTTTTCCCGTCGTGATTTCCTGACCACGCTGGCCGCCGGCGGTTTTGCGCTGGCCGTGCAGCCGGTTGCGCAGGCCACGGTCATCACCACACCGTCGGACGGACTGGTTGCCGGACTGGTCACGATACCGGCGGCCGATGGCGTCGCGCTGCCGGCCTACCGCGCCATGCCGACCGGTCCCGGTCCGTGGCCGGTCGTGCTGGTGGTACAGGAAATTTTCGGCATTCACGCCCATATCCAGGATATCTGCCGCCGACTGGCCCGGCTCGGCTACTGCGCGGTGGCGCCGGCACTGTATTTTCGCCAGGGGGATGTGTCGCGGATCAGTGACATCGCGACCATCATGGACACGGTGGTGAGCCGGGTGCCGGATGCGCAGGTGCTGTCCGATCTCGACGCGGCGCTGGCCTGGGCCGCGGCCCACAGCCATGGCGATACCGGTCGTGCGGCCATTACCGGGTTCTGCTGGGGCGGGCGCATCGCCTGGCTGTATGCGGCACACCGGCCGACGCTGAAGGCCGCTGCCGCCTGGTATGGCCGGCTGGTCGGTGAGCACACGGCGCTGACGCCGCAGCAACCGGTCGATATCGGCGCCGGGCTCAGGGTGCCGGTGCTTGGCCTGTATGGCGGGGCCGACAGCGGGATTCCGCTCGATACTGTCGAGCGCATGCGTGCGGAAATCGGTGCCAGCGGTAGCGAAATCGTCATCTATGCCGATGCGCCGCATGCCTTTTTTGCCGACTATCGGGCCAGTTACCGGGAAAGCGCCGCCACGGATGGCTGGCGCCGCATGCTGGAGTGGTTCCGTCGCCATGGCGTGGCCTGA
- a CDS encoding universal stress protein, whose translation MYQHIVASIDESNNASQALEQAIAVAKLAGAQLHLVHIVNLFELALEEVVLADKAKLAELAHRHGEARLEGAAAQARAAGLEPSLFIAECWGGGDEIADGLLNYARSVPADLLVLGTHGRSGLMHMMLGSVAESVMRQADMPLLVVRSETSEHTPGKRRPVL comes from the coding sequence ATGTACCAGCACATCGTTGCGTCGATCGACGAGAGCAACAACGCGTCGCAAGCGCTCGAACAGGCCATCGCAGTGGCGAAACTGGCAGGTGCGCAACTGCACCTGGTGCATATCGTCAATCTGTTCGAACTGGCACTGGAAGAAGTGGTGCTGGCTGACAAGGCCAAGCTGGCCGAACTGGCTCACCGTCACGGCGAGGCGCGGCTGGAAGGGGCCGCTGCGCAGGCTCGCGCCGCCGGTCTGGAACCGTCGCTGTTCATCGCCGAGTGCTGGGGTGGTGGCGATGAAATCGCCGACGGGCTGCTGAACTATGCGCGCAGCGTGCCGGCCGATCTGCTGGTGCTGGGCACGCATGGCCGCAGCGGACTGATGCACATGATGCTTGGCAGTGTGGCCGAGTCGGTCATGCGTCAGGCCGACATGCCGCTGCTGGTGGTGCGTTCGGAAACCAGCGAGCACACGCCGGGCAAGCGCCGTCCGGTGCTGTAA
- the prfA gene encoding peptide chain release factor 1 translates to MKPSIAARLAQLADRLDEVTGLLGEPSVTDDIDNYRKLTREHAELTPVVEQYLAFCQAESDIATARELLSDPDMRELAEAELADADARIDALERELQRLLLPKDPNDERNIFLEVRAGTGGDEAALFAADLFRMYSRYAERNRWQVEIVSASENDLGGYKEVIARIAGFGAYSRLKFESGGHRVQRVPSTETQGRIHTSACTVAVIPEADELEEVNLNPADLRIDTYRASGAGGQHINKTDSAVRVTHLPTGIVAECQDDRSQHKNKARALAVLAARIADVQRRAQQQKEAAERKSLIGSGDRSERIRTYNFPQGRVTDHRINLTLYKLDQVMDGDLSELTDALTAEHQAELLAALGE, encoded by the coding sequence ATGAAACCTTCCATTGCCGCCAGACTGGCACAGCTTGCCGACCGACTCGATGAAGTGACCGGTCTGCTGGGCGAGCCGTCCGTGACCGACGACATCGACAACTACCGCAAGCTGACGCGCGAACACGCCGAGCTGACCCCGGTGGTTGAGCAGTACCTGGCCTTCTGCCAGGCCGAATCCGACATCGCCACCGCGCGCGAGCTGCTGTCCGATCCGGACATGCGCGAACTGGCCGAGGCCGAACTGGCCGATGCCGACGCGCGGATCGATGCGCTGGAGCGCGAACTGCAACGGCTGTTGCTGCCGAAAGACCCGAACGACGAACGCAACATCTTCCTCGAAGTGCGCGCCGGCACCGGTGGCGACGAGGCCGCCCTGTTTGCCGCCGACCTGTTCCGCATGTACTCGCGTTATGCCGAACGCAACCGCTGGCAGGTCGAGATCGTCAGCGCCAGCGAGAACGACCTTGGCGGCTACAAGGAAGTCATCGCCCGCATTGCCGGTTTCGGCGCCTACTCGCGGCTGAAATTCGAGTCCGGCGGCCACCGCGTGCAGCGGGTGCCGAGCACCGAGACCCAGGGGCGCATCCACACCTCGGCCTGCACGGTGGCGGTGATTCCGGAAGCCGACGAGCTGGAAGAAGTGAACCTGAATCCGGCCGATCTGCGCATCGATACCTATCGCGCCAGCGGCGCCGGCGGCCAGCACATCAACAAGACCGACTCCGCCGTTCGCGTTACCCACTTGCCGACCGGCATCGTCGCCGAGTGCCAGGACGACCGGTCGCAGCACAAGAACAAGGCGCGGGCGCTGGCCGTGCTGGCGGCCCGCATCGCCGACGTGCAGCGGCGCGCGCAACAGCAGAAGGAAGCCGCCGAGCGCAAGAGCCTGATCGGCTCCGGCGATCGCAGCGAACGCATTCGTACCTACAACTTCCCGCAGGGCCGGGTGACCGACCACCGCATCAACCTGACGCTGTACAAGCTCGATCAGGTAATGGATGGCGATCTGTCCGAACTGACCGACGCGCTGACCGCCGAGCACCAGGCCGAACTGCTGGCCGCACTGGGCGAATGA
- a CDS encoding SAM-dependent methyltransferase has protein sequence MLTKSTLAAVLARLTGPGFQVKWWDGDVRRYGGDEPAFSLNFHAEPAFNAEDPMVSLGEAYMDGVLDFDGDWDAMLGLINSNRQILDGPLARVAGVARTLDRLRLRARQKENIAHHYDIGNDFYRMWLDPDMNYSCAYFATADMTLEQAQQAKIDHILAKLCLKPGERLLDVGCGWGALLIRAAQRHGICGVGLTLSAEQADAGRARLAKAGLSDRIEIRQMDYLDLSGASDRFDKAVSVGMYEHVGERHAARYFARVADVLEPGGLFLLHTIVGHTDDGNTNRWVEKYIFPGGEIPYLPRLADTAAKTGFFLLTQESLRLHYAATLAHWRANFDRHLDAVRARFDERFVRMWTLYLRGSEASFRGGGLDLGQFLFSRGLAAHPPRHQAHLYNGGEPVLW, from the coding sequence ATGTTGACCAAGTCCACACTCGCAGCCGTTCTGGCACGGCTGACCGGCCCCGGCTTCCAGGTGAAATGGTGGGACGGTGATGTCCGCCGCTACGGCGGGGACGAGCCTGCGTTCAGCCTGAATTTCCATGCCGAACCGGCCTTCAACGCCGAAGATCCCATGGTATCGCTGGGCGAAGCCTATATGGATGGCGTGCTCGACTTCGATGGTGACTGGGATGCCATGCTGGGGCTGATCAACAGCAACCGGCAGATACTGGACGGCCCGCTGGCGCGGGTGGCCGGTGTGGCACGCACGCTCGACCGGTTGCGGCTGCGGGCGAGGCAGAAGGAAAACATCGCCCATCATTACGATATCGGCAACGATTTCTACCGCATGTGGCTCGATCCGGACATGAACTACTCGTGTGCGTATTTCGCCACAGCGGACATGACGCTGGAGCAGGCACAGCAGGCCAAGATCGACCATATCCTCGCCAAACTGTGTCTGAAACCGGGCGAACGACTGCTGGACGTCGGCTGCGGCTGGGGCGCCCTGCTGATCCGCGCGGCCCAGCGCCACGGCATCTGCGGCGTCGGCCTGACCCTGTCTGCGGAACAGGCCGACGCCGGCCGCGCACGCCTTGCCAAAGCCGGTCTGTCGGACCGGATCGAGATCCGGCAGATGGATTACCTCGACCTGTCCGGTGCCAGCGACCGTTTCGACAAGGCGGTCAGCGTCGGCATGTACGAGCATGTCGGTGAACGGCATGCCGCCCGCTATTTCGCCCGTGTCGCCGATGTGCTCGAACCGGGCGGCCTGTTTCTGCTGCATACCATCGTCGGCCATACCGACGATGGCAACACCAACCGCTGGGTCGAGAAGTACATTTTTCCCGGTGGCGAGATCCCGTACCTGCCGCGGCTGGCCGATACCGCCGCAAAAACCGGCTTCTTCCTGCTGACGCAGGAAAGCCTGCGCCTGCACTACGCCGCCACCCTGGCGCACTGGCGCGCCAATTTCGACCGCCATCTGGACGCAGTCCGTGCCCGTTTCGATGAACGCTTCGTGCGCATGTGGACGCTGTACCTGCGCGGCAGCGAGGCGTCATTCCGTGGTGGCGGGCTGGATCTGGGCCAATTCCTGTTCTCGCGCGGACTGGCCGCACATCCGCCGCGCCATCAGGCGCATCTGTACAACGGCGGGGAGCCGGTGCTGTGGTAG